A genomic region of Zalophus californianus isolate mZalCal1 chromosome 11, mZalCal1.pri.v2, whole genome shotgun sequence contains the following coding sequences:
- the DEPDC7 gene encoding DEP domain-containing protein 7, whose translation MATVREKAAALNLSAFHSPAQRPPGFSVAQKPFGATYVWSSIINTLQTQVQVKKRRHHLKRHNDCFVGSEAVDVIFSHLIQNKYFGDVDIPRAKVVRVCQALMDYKVFEAVPTKVFGKDKKPTFEDSSCSLYRFITIPNQDSQLGKENKRYSPSRYSDPLFKSSDIKSASLEDLWENLSLKPTNSPPVNISATLSPQVINEVWQEETIGRLLQLVDLPLLDSLLKQQEVVSKVPQPKRQPDLVNSSNYLDRGILKAYSDSQEDEWLSAATDCLEYLPDQMVVDISRNFPEQPDRIDLVKELLFDAIGKYYSSREPLLNHLSDVHNGIAELLVNGKTEIALEATQLFLKLLDSQNREEFRRLLYFMAVAAHPSEFKLQKESDNRMVVKRIFSKAIVDNKNLSKGKTDLLVLFLMDHQKDVFKIPGTLHKIVSVKLMAIQKGRDPNRDTGYIYCQRIDQSDYSDHTQKTTKDELMNLLKTIDEDSKLSAKEKKKLLGQFYKCHPDIFIEYFGD comes from the exons GTTTCAGTGTGGCCCAGAAACCATTTGGAGCCACATATGTTTGGAGCAGCATTATAAACACGCTTCAAACACAGGTGCAGGTGAAAAAGCGAAGACACCATTTAAAAAGACACAATGACTGCTTTGTTGGTTCAGAAGCTGTGGATGTCATTTTTTCTCACCTaattcagaataaatattttggtgATGTGGATATTCCTCGGGCCAAAGTGGTGAGAGTGTGTCAAGCACTTATGGACTACAAAGTATTTGAAGCAGTTCCAACCAAAGtctttggaaaagacaaaaaacctACATTTGAAGATAGTAGTTGCAGCCTTTATAGATTCATAACCATACCTAATCAAGACAGTCAGTTAGGCAAAGAGAATAAGCGATATTCACCTTCCAG gtATTCCGATCCATTATTTAAGTCATCTGATATCAAATCAGCAAGTTTAGAGGATCTGTGGGAAAATCTGAGTTTAAAGCCTACTAACTCCCCTCCTGTAAACATCTCTGCAACCTTGTCTCCACAAG TTATTAATGAAGTATGGCAAGAAGAAACAATTGGACGTCTACTGCAGCTCGTAGACCTTCCACTTCTTGACTCCTTACTCAAACAGCAAGAGGTTGTATCTAAAGTTCCTCAGCCTAAGAGGCAACCTGACTTGGTCAACAGCAGTAACTATCTGGATCGAGGGATTCTGAAGGCTTACAGTGACTCTCA ggAAGATGAATGGCTCTCTGCAGCAACTGATTGCTTAGAATACCTTCCAGACCAGATGGTGGTGGACATAAGCAGAAACTTTCCTGAGCAACCAGATAGGATAGACTTAGTGAAAGAACTTTTGTTTGATGCCATTGGCAAATATTACAGTAGTAGGGAACCTCTGTTAAATCACTTATCTGATGTTCATAATGGCATTGCAGAGCTCTTAG TGAACGGGAAGACTGAAATAGCATTAGAAGCCACTCAGCTCTTTCTAAAGCTTCTGGACTCCCAAAATAGAGAAGAATTTAGAAGACTACTGTATTTCATGGCTGTTGCAGCACATCCTTCTGAATTTAAATTACAGAAAGAA agcgACAACCGAATGGTTGTGAAAAGGATATTCTCAAAAGCGATTGTTGacaataaaaatttatctaaAGGCAAAACTGATCTTCTCGTACTCTTTTTAATGGATCatcaaaaagatgtttttaag attccaggAACTCTACATAAAATTGTTAGTGTTAAGCTCATGGCCATTCAGAAAGGAAGAGATCCAAATAGAGATACAG GATATATATATTGCCAGAGAATTGATCAAAGTGATTATTCTGACCATACACAGAAGACAACTAAGGATGAACTAATGAATTTACTAAAGACTATTGATGAGGATTCAAAACTGTCtgccaaagagaagaaaaaattgctAGGTCAGTTCTATAAGTGTCATCCAGACATCTTTATTGAGTATTTTGGAGACTGA